The DNA region GCGATGCAAGCCGTCGAATGAGCCGACCGTGACCACGCTGCCCGCGTCCTTTACCACCTGTTCGAGGCCAACAAACGTCTTCACCGCCATCGTCAATCAACCAGGCTTTTGATAAACTCCGCGACGGTCACGCTGTCCGCGAGCAGGTACGGCCCCACGCGCGTGCGGCACAAGGATTTCAGATGGGCGCCGCAGCCCAGGTCCTCTCCGAGATCGCGCGCCAGGCTGCGCACGTAGGTGCCGCGTGAGCAGCGCAGCCGCAGGGTGAGCAGCGGCGGCGCATAGGCGACGAGCTCAAGAGCATGGATCGTCACCGGCCGCGCTGCGAGTTCGATCTCCTGGCCGGCGCGCGCGAGCTGGTACAGCCGGCGGCCGCCCTGCTTCAAGGCGGAAAACATCGGCGGCTTTTGCAGGATCGTGCCGCGGTATTGCGCGAGCGCCTGTTCCAGTTGTTGCGCGGACAGCGCCGGCACCGGTCGTGTGTTCAGAATCTTGCCGGTCACGTCATGCGAATCGGTTTCGACGCCGAGTTCCAGCACGCCTTCGTATTCTTTTTCCAACGCCATCAGTTGCTCGACTTGTTTGGTCGCGCTCGCAAAGCAGACCAGGAGCACGCCGGTGGCGAAGGGGTCGAGCGTGCCGGCGTGGCCGACTTTGGCGATGCGCGAGGCATAGCGCAGTTTGTTGACCACGTCGAAGGAGGTCCAACCGGCCGGTTTATTGATGCTCCAGATTTCGCCGGTGGCAAGCTGCGCCCGGGAAATCGTGCGTGAGGGCGTGGCGGGTTCTGTCATTAGCGCAGATCGTTACTCGTCGCACCGCGTTGCGAGTTGGTGTCCGTCCGAGAGCGCTCGGCCTCGGCTGTGCCGGGGCGTTGGCAGGATTCCTCATTCGGGCGGTTTGGCGTCGGGCGGAAAAGCCTGCTTCAACAACTGGTCGATGCGCTCGGCGTAGTCGAGCGTGTCGTCGTAGAGGAACTGCAGGTCCGGGGCGCGGCGCAGATCCATGCGTTTGCCCAGTTCCGTGCGCAGAAAGCCGGCGGCGCGTGTCAGGCCGGCCAGCGTTTTTTGCCGTTCGGCCTCGGTTCCCAGCATGTTGAAATAGACGCGTGCGTTTCTTAAGTCATCGGAAAGGGTGACCCGGGAGATCGTGATCCGCCCCACGGCCGGGTCCTTCAACTGGGTGGCAAGAATCTCGCTTAGAACTTCACGCAGCAACGAAGCGACTCGCGATGCGCGTTTCAGTGCCATGAGAATATCCGCAATGCTTCCGGTCAGCAACGCCACGCTTCAGTAGATGTCAACGGTGTGTCCGAGCACCTCCAGGCGATCTTCCTGATACAGCAGTTCGAGGATCTTGTTGAAGGTTTGATCGATGAATTTGTGCTCGTTGGTCACCAGCGCCAGGCCCAGCACGCCGCGCTGCCACAGCTCGTTGTTACCCACCTCGGCGACGGAGACGTTGAATTTGTTCTGAATCTTGGTTTTGATGCTGCTCAGCACGAAGCGCTTGGCCTTCAGCGAATCGCTTTCCGGCAGCATGATTTCAATCTGGCAGACGCCGACGAACATTGGGGAAGCCAGGTTTGCAGTGCGCGCCTCAGGCGGCCGCCACCAGCGTGCGCTTGGTTTTGACGATTTGGAAGCTTTCCATGACGTCGCCGACGTGGATGTCGTCATAGCCTTCCAGCTTGATGCCGCATTCGAAGCCGGCCGCGACTTCGCGCACATCGTCTTTGAAGCGTTTCAGCGAGGCGATCTTGCCTTCGAAGATCAGCTTGTCGTTGCGATAGAGCTTCATGCTGTCGCTGCGATGCACCTTGCCGCTCTGCACGTAGCAGCCGGCTACCGTGCCGACCTTGGGCACGCGGAAGGTTTCGCGCACTGCAATCGAGCTGGTGATCTCCTCGGAGATCTCCGGCTCCAGCATGCCTTCCAGCGCCGCCTTGACGTCGTTGACGGCATCGTAGATGATTTTGTAAATGCGAATATCGACGCTCTCGCGCTCGGCGACTTCGCGCGCCTGTTGCGTGGCGCGCACGTGGAAACCGAAAACCACGGCCTCGGAGGCCGCCGCCAGCAGCACGTCCGATTCCGAAATGCCGCCCACGCCTTTGTGAATCACGTTGACCGCCACCTCATTGGTCGAAAGCTTGAGCAGCGAGTCGCTCAGCGCCTCCATCGAGCCGTCGAAATCGGCTTTGACGATGGCGCGCAGTTCCTTCACGCCGCCCTCCTTGATCTTCTTGGAAAGTTGATCCAGGGTGAGGTGCTGCGTCTTGCGATAATCCTGCGCGCGTTTGAGCTGTTGCCGTTTCAAGCTGATTTCCTTGGCCTCGGCTTCGGAACTCATCACCGCCAGGGTATCACCGGCGCTGGGGATGCCGGCAAAGCCGACCACGCGCACCGGCTTCGAGGGTGGGGCCTGTTGCAGGCGCCGGCCATGCTCGTCATACATTGCCCGCACTTTGCCGTGGTTATGTCCGGCGATAAAGGGATCACCGACTCTGAGCGTGCCGGTTTGCACCAACACGGTTGCAACCGGGCCTTTGCCCTTGTCCAACTCGGCCTCGATGACTACGCCGCGCGCGCGGCGCTTGGGATTGGCTTTGAGATCGAGAATGTCGGCCTCCAGCAGCACCAACTCCAACAAGTGATCAACGCCCACGCCGGTTTTCGCGGAAAGCTCGGCAGATTGGTACTTGCCGCCCCAGCTTTCCACCAGAATGCCGTGCTGCGACAACTGATTCTTGATGACATCCGGATTGGCGCTGGGTTTGTCGATTTTGTTGATGGCGATGACAATCGGAACGCCGGCGGCGCGCGCGTGGCTGATGGCCTCCAGGGTTTGTTGCTGCACGCCGTCATCAGCGGCCACCACCAAAACCACGACGTCGGTCACCTTCGCGCCGCGCGCCCGCATGGCGGTGAAGGCCTCATGGCCCGGCGTGTCGAGAAAGGTGATCAAGCGGCCGTTGAATTCCACCTCATAGGCACCGATGTGTTGCGTGATGCCGCCGGATTCGCGCGACACGATATTGCTCTCGCGAATGTAGTCCAGCAAGGAGGTTTTGCCGTGATCGACGTGTCCCATGATCGTCACCACCGGCGGCCGGCTCATCAAGTCGGTAGGATCGTCCTGTTCCTCCTGCTCTTCGACGGTTTCGGTGCCGTATTCCTGCACGATTTCGACGTCATAGCCGAATTCGTCCGCAACCGTGATGATGGTATCCGCATCCAGCCGCTGGTTGATCGAGACGATGATGCCCAATCCCATGCACTTGCGAATGACTTCGCTGGGATCGACTTCCATGAGCTTGGCGAGATCCGAGGCGGAAACGAACTCTGGCACTTGCAGCTTGTTTTGTTCGTCGGCGACCAGTTCGCCGTCTTCGCTGCGCGCGCGGCGACGACGCACCCGCGGTTTGCCTCCGCCTTCCATGGCGGCGAGCGTCTGGCGAATGGACTCTTCGATTTCGGCATCGCTGATCTTGCGTTTCTTCTTGCGCTTGCCCTTGCGCGCGGCGCGTTCTTCTTCTTCCTGCGCCGCGGCCGGATGTTTCGCCTTGTCGCGCGAATGCTCGGCTTCGGTGAGCAGCACCTCTTCCGTTCCGGGGGCGACGGTTTTGTCCTTTTTCTTGCGGCGTCTCCGCTTTTTGCGCTTCTTGGCGGCCTCGGTCGTCTCTTCAGTAGTCGCTGCCTTCTTCGGCGTCGGCGCACCAGGTTCCACCACCGTCACTTTGGCGGCCGGCGGTTCTGCATGCGCCGGTGCGGTGGTGGGATGCAAATCTTCCTCGGGAATCAGGGCCGCGATGGTTTCTTGTAGGCTGGGCACGGATTTGGGCTCGACGCGAGCCTCGACCACCGGCGACGCAGCGGCAATGACTCCGACCGGTGTGGCTTCGGGTTGCCCCGGTTTGGGGGCGGCTTTGCGCCGAGCCGGCTTGGCCTCTTCCGGCGCTGCTTTGGCCGCACGCCGCTCTTTCGCCG from bacterium includes:
- the truB gene encoding tRNA pseudouridine(55) synthase TruB: MTEPATPSRTISRAQLATGEIWSINKPAGWTSFDVVNKLRYASRIAKVGHAGTLDPFATGVLLVCFASATKQVEQLMALEKEYEGVLELGVETDSHDVTGKILNTRPVPALSAQQLEQALAQYRGTILQKPPMFSALKQGGRRLYQLARAGQEIELAARPVTIHALELVAYAPPLLTLRLRCSRGTYVRSLARDLGEDLGCGAHLKSLCRTRVGPYLLADSVTVAEFIKSLVD
- the rbfA gene encoding 30S ribosome-binding factor RbfA, with the protein product MALKRASRVASLLREVLSEILATQLKDPAVGRITISRVTLSDDLRNARVYFNMLGTEAERQKTLAGLTRAAGFLRTELGKRMDLRRAPDLQFLYDDTLDYAERIDQLLKQAFPPDAKPPE
- a CDS encoding DUF503 domain-containing protein; this encodes MFVGVCQIEIMLPESDSLKAKRFVLSSIKTKIQNKFNVSVAEVGNNELWQRGVLGLALVTNEHKFIDQTFNKILELLYQEDRLEVLGHTVDIY
- the infB gene encoding translation initiation factor IF-2; amino-acid sequence: MTTKRRVHQVAKEFNISNEALIGFLTELDFSVQSPNAALTDEMYEQILKKYRKEPAKKDADYEFRRHIRDKKLEEEKERAKARQELEERMRVATKLMEKRSPKETAKERRAAKAAPEEAKPARRKAAPKPGQPEATPVGVIAAASPVVEARVEPKSVPSLQETIAALIPEEDLHPTTAPAHAEPPAAKVTVVEPGAPTPKKAATTEETTEAAKKRKKRRRRKKKDKTVAPGTEEVLLTEAEHSRDKAKHPAAAQEEEERAARKGKRKKKRKISDAEIEESIRQTLAAMEGGGKPRVRRRRARSEDGELVADEQNKLQVPEFVSASDLAKLMEVDPSEVIRKCMGLGIIVSINQRLDADTIITVADEFGYDVEIVQEYGTETVEEQEEQDDPTDLMSRPPVVTIMGHVDHGKTSLLDYIRESNIVSRESGGITQHIGAYEVEFNGRLITFLDTPGHEAFTAMRARGAKVTDVVVLVVAADDGVQQQTLEAISHARAAGVPIVIAINKIDKPSANPDVIKNQLSQHGILVESWGGKYQSAELSAKTGVGVDHLLELVLLEADILDLKANPKRRARGVVIEAELDKGKGPVATVLVQTGTLRVGDPFIAGHNHGKVRAMYDEHGRRLQQAPPSKPVRVVGFAGIPSAGDTLAVMSSEAEAKEISLKRQQLKRAQDYRKTQHLTLDQLSKKIKEGGVKELRAIVKADFDGSMEALSDSLLKLSTNEVAVNVIHKGVGGISESDVLLAAASEAVVFGFHVRATQQAREVAERESVDIRIYKIIYDAVNDVKAALEGMLEPEISEEITSSIAVRETFRVPKVGTVAGCYVQSGKVHRSDSMKLYRNDKLIFEGKIASLKRFKDDVREVAAGFECGIKLEGYDDIHVGDVMESFQIVKTKRTLVAAA